The segment ATCAAATGTTGTTTTAGCTTTGATTTTGTTTCATTAAAACTGTCATTTTAATCTCCGATGCATATTTTGAACAAGTTTTCcaatttttattcttatttttaattcataaattaataaaaccaaacaaaaaattacattaaattaggattttttttaacaaccattaaattaggataaaaccagaaaatttaataattttctcgATTCATGTGGAAAAACTTTAAAcgataattaatataaaacggAAAGAGTATGTTCGAAACGAGaagtaaaataatatgatgTCGGATAAACttacacaaaatatttatctGATTAATCTTATAAGATTTTGCTAGAGGTGGGCACTTCGGTTATTTTATCGGTCAGTTTGAGTTCAGTTTAGTTTAGTTAATTCGATTCTAGAATTTTTCCAACTGAAGTAAACCAtaattagtttggtttggataggtttcggttcggtttaatcGGATTTCCTTAATTTAATTCTTTTAGGAGAcatcatattttaaaacatatggTCATGAAATCATCATATTGgtgaatatgaaaaaaaatgtaaaactacatctaatataatatttaaaataaaaacttttaaacacacacaaaaagttTATAAGAAcataatcaaatcaaaattaactaaagtaaatagaaaattaaaaaaaatcattatgcttcttaaaaataaactatgtaaattaaatctaatataaaactgaaaaaaaaatctttaaaaatcacaaaaaaattataagaacaCAATCAAACTAAAGTTAACTAAATTAAATAGAAACCTAAAAACCCAACATTGTTAATAAAGTTAATAGTGACTTTAGTGTTAggattttagaattttttatattgctAGTATGttttaattcaaataataacaaaaagataTTGGCTTCTCGGTTCGGTTTAGCTCGATTTGGTTCAGATCGGTTTCGGTTTGGATGTTTCGGGTTGGAAAAATCTTAAATCAAACTATTTGATGAAAGactttagtttggtttggatcaATTTCAGTTCGGTTGGTTTAATTTTATAGgttcagtttgttttttttaccagccgacagattttgattttttggagttttctttttatttgtttcctaCATACTATATACAAAGTAAAATATAGTATTTGATTTTGCGATTGTATTTTTATTGGTTAAcctatatttttcaaatactaaatgatttttaatgtaaagtataaaataaaatccccctatacattaaaagagaagtcactttagtgatttctgctgaggtggcactcatatagagcttctcaggaaaaacgttataattctattggctgtttttttttgaatttttttttatttattttaatcaatcgcttatgtagacaagcccaaaactattgtcgatttcgttaagcccatatatagctaggggataataattatcgatttagtttagccttgagtacccgttcgggttcggatccggtatttcagattttcgggtatttcggtatagaggtgtagaacccgttcgggtatttctgtacttcgggacgggttcgggtatttttagttcggattcgtttatttcggatctggttcagatatttagattttcttaaaaaaaatacaatttttatttctcaagtttcttatatttaaaaatataactttcagttaactaattttttatttttaatagattgactagttaatagatttggacataacattttaaaactaaaaaggcattaatttagttattttgtttaaatttcggatgtaactttttgttaattttttaaataaaaaacttgacatgcattttaattgagtagcaaatcattttttttgtaattgtatgtatatcatatgaacttaaagtatgtgtagtatcaatataaatattttatataaaatgagagatgtaaactaaaaatataaggttaattatatctattcgggttcggttattatccgttcgggttcgggtatccaatctctccttattcaatacccattcgggtattttgctacttcgattcggatttcagttcgggtttttcggatcgggttcgggtgccacttcggatatcgggtaaagtgtccacccctactaattaggttgtttgtttttaataacttacctttctaatatggattacttgcgcaagttgaaatcattaaatatgcaaataacttattgacaaaatttgtttttaataacttacctttctaatatagattacttgcgcaagttgaaatcattaaatatgcaaatcacttattcacaatatggattacttgcgcaagttgaaatcattaaattttatcgatttagtttacccttgggcaaaatttagaattaagacaaatattaaaaactttacttattattcaaacggtaaacttgcgcatgttgagcgcatgttgatatcatatttattatattgcttacaaaatattttaatgtttctaattaggttgtttgtttttaataacttacctttctaatatggattacttgcgcaagttaaaatcatatcatatgcaaatcattttttgacaatacacatttaatatctttctttaaacgattttattatctactgtgcaaaatattaaaatcattaatatgagaataaatcgactgtatatatataggagacacctaaggttttaaaatacaaacattctcttttcattctttaaagtattattcacaaatctctcctctcatactattaaaatattacGACAATgttgcttgtgtgctaagaaaaatgtgtttagacgtaaaggctcctcatctttagaaccttgaactcaactctttgtgtcttgtctccaaaaagcatgtctggtctatcttttccatgtgttgaatactggtaacgacaatatgatcttccttttttttatatgtagatcaggtcgtgagagtgatagtgatccagaaaaccttgattgaacatgctgagaagcttcgccaagctaaagcagttcttgaagagcTTCTTTagtattttctctctctttgttgaatattgtccgggaaagtattacatagtatcatttagtaatactatcttatatcatttttttgttgaatatactatcttataagtaaactagcattatgcattttttatttaattcatgaggtcattttctcacagcagagaaccttttggaatggcgcagggaggaaatttctcagggatatacaggaaggttcaactgaagccgctgaagtgggatggtgaaggcgaagaataaagacctgtagaggctcttatgattcttaaatacggcggtgttctaattcacgctggtagaaaacatgtgtttacatactctaccatttaatttgtcattgttatatatatatatatatatatgttttccaaatgtggaagaattgtttaacttattgacgtttaacatcacttgccatataatctaacgaatattacaaataacaatttatggaaactattctcgaaattattgaaagactaataatttttatttattacttttaatatttataacctaaaaaataaaatgaacgaaattttatacaagataattataatagtttatcctctacttgatgaactgtgttcgaatataattatataataactattttaaatattacaaaatccaaaaatgtttattaatattatttttaaattatttatcgttgtttaaagaataaatttatcataattttaaaataatttataaaatgtttacaaaatgcaaggcaaagttgcactttcaagagttaagtcaagatctggattaaaaatcctaataactggtaaagaagggaagccgaagacaaaaacattgaatgttgtctacaaacaaattttttagaatattccgtagtcacggtacgtaattttaatctatttttttcaaatagaaattttaaaatatataaactgttacaattatttattttttgtatttgccagatgggttgtgatgagttaggagaccgatgacggtatgtcaatttaatattatttcatgttcaataaaatttagaaatttataaatctatcaaataatgttaacccgtcaaattgcttacaaaatttatttaattttttgcacgtttctaattgaatttgttttctttatcgagaaatgtacttcataatttatattatttatggataatattttgatttttattatattttcttttaatatgtctacataaatgtttgtttattatttatggaaaataatattattcacctaaaataaagaattacgaaacatatacaatacaattctaattaatgataatataaaatctgttacttctaaaactatacactatttattccattttttgaatgaaagtatcttcgtaaacacacaaaatattttgtgacgttgcaattatacatacacacaatatctgtcTCTTGATACTGATGTTACTGTGTTCTCTCTCGTGAGAACACATGGTGCAGaccgatcatgttcttatgtACACACCCTGTGCGGACCAGTCACCTAGTAATATGTTAAATATActtacttttcttcttcttcttttaatttcatttattaGTTTGTGAGGGGAATGTGGCTCATAATCGAGCTAAAAAGGCCAAGTAACAAACGCTCCCCGTGGTGGACACGAGACTATCCTTAATTCACGGCCAAGAAAAaataagggcaattgtcaataatagcatcttttgaagtttatgtctcaaaaatagcactagaaggagaaagtcacaaaaatgacattcattaaagggtaaaatttccctaatacccttggtttaaaattaaataaacaaacaaaaaaaaataaaataaaaataaaaaaatgaaaaaaaaataaatttttttatagtttcagattatgtgttttcagattcgaaatttttatatttttttttttgaatttttttttcgaaattttttttttatttttttttcaaatttttttttataatttaaaaatactttttgaaactgttttaaaatttttattttttattttaatatttattttttataaaattttaaaccctaattccaaaacccaccccttaactctaaaccctaaggtttggattaattaacccaaggggtataagtgtatatttacctctttaatgaaacctatttttgtgactttgaaccttgaatgctactttggaaacaaaaacttggtttggtgctatcctagtctttttctcaaaaaataatcacatatttacaaaaaaagaaaaccaataAATATCAACACTAATATTTTTCCTATCCTATTTTTCcaacacacaaaaaataaaaaacaatcttCGTCTTCCTCCTCTCCTCTCCTCACCACAACAATGGCGTCTCTTCTCGCGAACGGCATCTCCAGCTTCTCACCTCAACCCACCCCCGATTCCTCCAAATCCCCCAAATCCTTCCACCCTAAACCCGACTCCTTCAAATTCCCCTCCTCCTCGtcaaaaaccctaattccaacCCCGCGCCTCGTCAAAGTCAGAGCCGACGTCGGCACAATCGAATCCAATCCAGCAGGtaactcctcctcctcctcaaccGATAAACTCCAACAATACTTCCAAAACCTAGACTACGACAAAAAATACGGATTCGTGGAAGACATCGACTCCTTCACCATCCCCAAAGGCTTATCTGAAGAAACCATCCGCTCAATCTCAACCCTCAAGGACGAACCCGATTGGATGCTCGACTTCAGGTTCAAAGCCTACGCCAAGTTCCTCACCCTCAAGGAGCCTCAATGGTCTGACAATCGCTACCCTCCCATCGACTTCAACAACATGTGCTACTACTCCGCCCCCAAAAAGAAGCCCACTCTCAACTCCTTAGACGAAGCCGACCCTCAGCTCCTTGACTACTTCGACAAGCTCGGCGTCCCCTTAACGGAACAGAAACGGTTAGCTAACGTCGCCGTTGACGCCGTTCTCGACAGCGTCTCCATCGCCACCACTCATAGGAAGACTCTCGAGAAGTCTGGTGTCATCTTCTGCTCCATCTCCGAGGCGATTCGAGAGTATCCTGATCTGATCAAGAAGTATCTAGGGAGAGTTGTGCCGATTGACGATAACTACTACGCCGCTCTGAACTCAGCTGTGTTCAGCGACGGCTCGTTTTGCTATATCCCCAAGAACACGAGGTGTCCTATGCCGATTTCGACTTACTTCCGGATCAACGCTATGGAGACTGGTCAGTTCGAGAGGACGCTGATTGTAGCGGAGGAAGGGAGCTTTGTGGAGTATCTGGAAGGGTGTACTGCTCCTTCTTACGATACCAATCAGCTTCACGCTGCCGTTGTTGAGCTTTACTGTGGTGAAGGGGCTGAAATTAAGTACTCCACCGTGCAGAACTGGTACGCTGGGGATGAAGAAGGGAAAGGAGGGATTTATAATTTCGTCACGAAGCGTGGTCTTTGCGCTGGGGACAGGTCCAAGATCTCGTGGACTCAGGTGGAGACGGGGTCTGCCATCACTTGGAAGTACCCGAGCGTGGTTCTGGAAGGTGATGATTCCGTGGGGGAGTTTTACTCTGTGGCGTTGACCAATAACTATCAGCAGGCGGATACGGGGACGAAGATGATTCACAAAGGGAAGAACACCAAGAGTAGGATTATCTCGAAGGGTATCTCGGCTGGCAACTCGAGGAACTGTTACCGTGGTCTTGTTCAGGTTCAGTCCAAAGCTGAGAATGCGAAGAACACTTCGGTTTGCGACTCTATGCTTATTGGTGATAAAGCAGCTGCTAATACCTATCCTTACATTCAGGTATACATTGTTTATATGGTTCCAGTCTTTATGATAAGCTATGTGAACTTAATGTGTTGTGGGTTTGGAACAATGACAGGTTAAGAATCCATCAGCGAAAGTTGAGCATGAAGCGAGTACCTCTAAGATTGGAGAAGATCAGCTTTTCTATTTCCAGCAGAGAGGAATTGATCATGAGAGAGCGTTAGCTGCGATGATCTCAGGGTTCTGCAGAGATGTCTTCAACAAGTTGCCTGATGAGTTTGGAGCTGAAGTCAACCAGCTTATGAGTATTAAGCTTGAAGGATCAGTGGGTTAGAAAACATAACTCAATTACAGAACAGTTACGTTACTAAACAGTCTTTGTTGTGCTTCTCAATAAAACTTTTCTTCTGGGTGTTTTACTAGTTTCAGTATGTAAAACTTTGTATTATGTAATGTTTTGATAGCTTCATGTGAACCATATGAAAGGTATTGTTAATATTGTTACACTTGctaaaaacatgaaaacaatAATGTTCGCAGAAGTGATATTGTAATAAACTTTTTTCGCACAAactcattttattcaatttgtGGGATATTTTTCTGACAAGTATAATCTTAAAGCAGAGAATTTTAGTGATAAGAGATTGCATTTATTCTAGAGAATTTCCTTTGGTATCTGGAACAAGCTTGGCTATGAACACATCAAAAGCCTATTCACTG is part of the Brassica rapa cultivar Chiifu-401-42 chromosome A09, CAAS_Brap_v3.01, whole genome shotgun sequence genome and harbors:
- the LOC103839816 gene encoding UPF0051 protein ABCI8, chloroplastic translates to MASLLANGISSFSPQPTPDSSKSPKSFHPKPDSFKFPSSSSKTLIPTPRLVKVRADVGTIESNPAGNSSSSSTDKLQQYFQNLDYDKKYGFVEDIDSFTIPKGLSEETIRSISTLKDEPDWMLDFRFKAYAKFLTLKEPQWSDNRYPPIDFNNMCYYSAPKKKPTLNSLDEADPQLLDYFDKLGVPLTEQKRLANVAVDAVLDSVSIATTHRKTLEKSGVIFCSISEAIREYPDLIKKYLGRVVPIDDNYYAALNSAVFSDGSFCYIPKNTRCPMPISTYFRINAMETGQFERTLIVAEEGSFVEYLEGCTAPSYDTNQLHAAVVELYCGEGAEIKYSTVQNWYAGDEEGKGGIYNFVTKRGLCAGDRSKISWTQVETGSAITWKYPSVVLEGDDSVGEFYSVALTNNYQQADTGTKMIHKGKNTKSRIISKGISAGNSRNCYRGLVQVQSKAENAKNTSVCDSMLIGDKAAANTYPYIQVKNPSAKVEHEASTSKIGEDQLFYFQQRGIDHERALAAMISGFCRDVFNKLPDEFGAEVNQLMSIKLEGSVG